In Arachis hypogaea cultivar Tifrunner chromosome 2, arahy.Tifrunner.gnm2.J5K5, whole genome shotgun sequence, a genomic segment contains:
- the LOC112757201 gene encoding putative disease resistance RPP13-like protein 1 yields MAENFLQPAGRNTLEEVGEEYFDELVARSFLQPHSTEKNKFVMHDLVHDLAIMFAGEFYFRAEELQNAAEVDIKTRHLSHNAKGNYPISKLLGVCDRIKHTRTFLAINLNEWIPFNMENAPYILLSHLKYLRALSFNSFPLESVPDSIGELIHLRYLDLSETHIVTLPESLGNLYNLQTLKLYRCTNLKLLPVGMKDLVNLRHLDIRGTWSLQEMPKGMSKLKNLQFLSDYVVGKREENKITELGALADLHRSISIGKLENVVNSSEALEARMSDKDGIDSITLSWSSNEEENTVDSEMERDILDKLRPHTNLKGLFIYGYRGTTFPDWLGHSSYRNITTITLYGCRNCCMLPSLGQLPSLKHLEIGFFGSLGIVGAEFYFYENDESCVETPPFQKLETLFFESMPCWKEWRSMVLNAFPRLRELTIRKCPSLRGDLPNHLPSLQSLQIEKCDEVSCCVPRAPAINSLSISGKHLVGSVVEAITNTQLTCLTSLCISDCSSHIWFPVSAIPPSLRVLMIQGCRELEFQMDGQHHSLQKLYIGSSCDSVASFSLLDAFPNVKNVDIKYCGNMECIVVSRPLSSLRYLCITHCGSLKSVSTLWMAAPQLEQLSLVACPEIDLSDTGHPHRSPRYLCISYSEKLVTSVAFMNSQFHGITSLSIEGGYNESVSVKCLPKEGWLPASLESLTLFRMKSVETLECKGLAHLTSLQHLSIDECPKLENMEGEKLPASLIQLTIYKSPLLGNRCQKKDPQVWSKISHIRAIKVDSRWIW; encoded by the coding sequence ATGGCTGAGAATTTTTTACAACCAGCTGGGAGAAACActttagaagaagttggtgaagaaTATTTCGATGAATTAGTTGCGCGATCATTTTTGCAACCTCATAGtactgagaaaaataaatttgtgaTGCATGATCTCGTACATGATTTGGCAATAATGTTTGCTGGAGAATTCTATTTTAGAGCAGAAGAGCTTCAGAATGCAGCTGAGGTTGATATTAAAACTCGTCATTTGTCCCATAATGCTAAAGGCAATTATCCAATCTCAAAACTGTTGGGAGTTTGTGACAGAATAAAACATACAAGGACATTTCTTGCAATCAATTTGAACGAGTGGATCCCATTTAACATGGAAAACGCACCTTATATCTTGCTGTCGCATTTGAAGTACCTGAGAGCCTTGTCGTTCAATAGCTTTCCTCTTGAGTCAGTACCTGATTCAATTGGTGAGTTGATTCATTTGCGTTACTTGGATCTATCCGAGACCCACATTGTGACATTGCCGGAGTCATTGGGTAACCTCTACAATTTGCAGACCTTGAAGTTGTATAGGTGTACAAATCTGAAATTGCTACCTGTTGGCATGAAAGACCTTGTCAATTTGCGCCATCTTGATATTAGAGGGACTTGGTCATTGCAAGAGATGCCAAAAGGCATGAGCAAGTTGAAAAATTTGCAGTTTTTAAGCGACTATGTTGTTGGGAAGCGTGAAGAGAACAAGATCACAGAATTGGGAGCACTAGCGGATCTACACAGATCAATTTCCATTGGCAAATTGGAGAATGTGGTGAACAGCAGTGAAGCTTTGGAGGCAAGAATGTCCGATAAGGATGGCATTGATTCTATAACGTTAAGTTGGTCTTCGAATGAAGAGGAGAATACAGTTGATTCCGAAATGGAAAGAGATATACTTGACAAGTTACGACCTCACACTAATTTGAAAGGGTTATTTATCTATGGTTACAGGGGTACAACATTTCCAGATTGGTTGGGACATTCTTCCTACCGCAACATCACCACAATAACACTGTATGGTTGCAGGAATTGTTGTATGCTTCCTTCACTTGGACAATTGCCCTCTTTGAAGCACCTTGAAATTGGATTTTTTGGAAGTCTGGGGATTGTGGGTGCTGAGTTTTACTTTTACGAGAACGATGAATCTTGTGTGGAGACACCACCATTTCAAAAGCTTGAAACTCTTTTCTTTGAGTCAATGCCTTGCTGGAAGGAGTGGCGTTCAATGGTGTTGAATGCATTTCCTCGACTTAGGGAGCTTACGATAAGGAAGTGTCCGTCGTTGAGAGGAGATTTGCCCAATCATCTACCATCTTTGCAATCACTTCAGATTGAGAAGTGCGATGAGGTGAGTTGTTGTGTTCCAAGGGCTCCTGCGATTAACagtctttcaatttcaggaaagCATCTAGTGGGGTCCGTGGTGGAGGCCATTACCAACACGCAACTCACTTGCCTCACTTCTTTATGCATCTCAGATTGTTCCTCCCACATATGGTTTCCTGTGAGTGCTATTCCCCCATCACTACGAGTCTTGATGATTCAGGGTTGCAGAGAATTAGAATTCCAAATGGATGGCCAACACCACTCACTTCAGAAACTATACATAGGTAGCAGCTGTGATTCAGTTGCATCCTTCTCCTTGTTGGATGCATTTCCAAATGTCAAGAATGTTGATATCAAGTACTGTGGAAACATGGAGTGTATTGTGGTGTCACGCCCTCTTTCATCTCTCCGTTATTTATGTATCACGCATTGTGGAAGTTTAAAATCTGTGTCAACGCTATGGATGGCAGCACCTCAGCTTGAGCAACTCTCATTAGTAGCTTGCCCAGAGATTGATTTGTCTGATACAGGGCATCCACACCGTAGCCCGAGATATCTTTGCATCAGCTACAGCGAGAAACTGGTGACCTCTGTAGCATTCATGAATTCTCAATTTCATGGGATTACTAGTCTTTCCATTGAAGGTGGATACAACGAGAGTGTGAGTGTGAAGTGCCTCCCAAAGGAAGGTTGGTTGCCTGCCTCCCTTGAGTCTCTCACACTGTTTCGCATGAAAAGTGTGGAGACGTTGGAATGCAAGGGACTTGCCCACCTCACCTCCCTCCAACATTTAAGTATTGATGAATGTCCCAAGTTGGAGAATATGGAGGGTGAAAAGCTGCCTGCCTCTCTAATACAACTCACCATCTATAAAAGCCCTTTGCTGGGCAATCGATGTCAGAAGAAGGATCCACAGGTTTGGTCCAAAATCTCCCACATCCGCGCCATTAAAGTTGATAGCAGATGGATTTGGTAA
- the LOC114925445 gene encoding putative disease resistance RPP13-like protein 1 — translation MAAALVGGAVLSSIFNVVFDRMSSPEVANWIKGKKLTQKLLERLKTTLYAVQAFLIDAEQKQIKERAVKDWLDSLKDAMYVADDLLDEVFTKAATQKDPGTFFSRFLNLQDREIANRMEEIIERIESIVKQKGTLGLREIPKENMSWRITTSLVERSSIYGREEDKEAIVKLLLDDDDTGDGDISVIPIVGMGGIGKTTLAQLVYNDEKVKENFDFRGWVCVSEEFDVIKVTKTIIEAITSTSCNLKDLNLLQHDLKERLSRQKFFVVLDDAWNEDYEDWSRLLKPFQNGAKGSKILITTRSKKVASVVQTISPYELSLLSDEDCWLVFSKHARLSTDSMENPTLKKVGKDIVKKCDGLPLAAQALGGLLRGNFDVEYWNHILKSEVWKFSNDKIKVVPALRISYYYLPSCLKECFVYC, via the coding sequence ATGGCTGCAGCACTTGTGGGTGGAGCTGTTCTGTCTTccatttttaatgttgtttttgacAGGATGTCCTCACCTGAAGTTGCCAATTGGATCAAAGGGAAGAAGCTTACCCAGAAGCTGCTTGAAAGGTTGAAGACTACTCTTTATGCTGTTCAAGCCTTTCTCATCGATGCTGAGCAGAAGCAGATCAAGGAGAGAGCTGTCAAGGACTGGCTCGATAGTCTCAAAGATGCTATGTATGTTGCTGATGACTTGCTGGATGAAGTCTTCACCAAAGCTGCCACTCAGAAGGATCCAGGTACCTTCTTCTCTCGTTTTCTCAATTTGCAAGATAGGGAGATAGCAAACAGGATGGAAGAAATAATTGAGAGGATAGAGTCTATTGTGAAGCAAAAAGGGACACTTGGTCTTAGAGAGATTCCTAAGGAGAACATGTCATGGAGGATCACAACATCTCTGGTTGAAAGATCTAGTATATATGGCAGGGAAGAAGACAAGGAGGCCATAGTGAAATTGTTGTTGGATGATGATGACACTGGTGATGGTGATATATCTGTGATTCCCATTGTGGGCATGGGCGGAATAGGAAAGACTACTTTGGCCCAATTGGTTTACAATGACGAAAAAGTGAAGGAGAATTTTGATTTTCGAGGTTGGGTTTGTGTGTCTGAAGAGTTTGATGTTATTAAGGTCACCAAGACTATAATTGAGGCAATAACTTCGACTTCTTGTAACTTGAAAGATTTGAATTTACTTCAACATGATTTAAAggaaagattgtcaagacaaaaATTCTTTGTTGTCTTGGATGACGCATGGAATGAGGATTATGAAGATTGGAGTAGGCTTCTAAAACCATTTCAGAATGGGGCGAAGGGGAGTAAAATTCTCATAACCACTAGAAGTAAAAAAGTGGCTTCTGTGGTGCAAACTATTTCACCTTATGAACTAAGTTTACTGTCGGATGAAGATTGTTGGTTAGTGTTTTCAAAACACGCACGCCTTTCCACTGACTCTATGGAAAATCCAACTCTGAAAAAAGTCGGCAAAGATATTGTAAAGAAGTGTGATGGATTGCCCTTGGCAGCTCAAGCCCTCGGAGGCTTATTGCGTGGAAATTTTGATGTTGAGTATTGGAATCATATATTGAAGAGTGAGGTATGGAAATTCTCCAATGACAAGATAAAAGTTGTTCCGGCTTTAAGAATCAGTTATTACTATCTTCCTTCATGTCTGAAAGAGTGCTTTGTTTATTGCTAG
- the LOC112757238 gene encoding putative disease resistance RPP13-like protein 1 has protein sequence MSWRITTSLVGSSNIYGREADKEAIVKLLLDHDDTGDGDISVIPIVGMGGIGKTTLAQLIYNDDKMKGNFDFRGWVCVSEEFDVTKVTKTIIEAITKSPCNLNDLNLLQHELKEKLSTQKFFVVFDDAWNEDYEDWNRLLKPFQNGVKGSKILITTRSKKVASAAQTVSPHELSLLSDEDCWLVFSKHARLSTDSMENPTLRKVGKDIVKKCDGLPLAAQALGGLLRENSDVEYWNHILKSEIWKFSNDKIKVIPALRISYYYLPSCLKDCFVYCSLYPKDYEFDKDELILLWMAQNFLQPAGRNTLEEVGDEYFDELVARSFLQPHSTEKNKFVMHDLVHDLAMMFAGEFYFRAEELQNACEVDIKTRHLSHNANGNYPISKLLGVCDRIKHPRTFLEINLNWRIPFNMENAPCILLSQLKYLRALSFNRFPLESVPDSIGELIHLRYLDLSVTYIVTLPESLGNLYNLQTLKLYWCRYLKMLPVGMKKLVNLRHLDIRETGLHEMPKGMSKLKNLQFLSDYVVGKRRENKITELGALSNLHQSISISKLENVVNSSEASMARMFNKDGIRYLKLSWSPDEDENEVDSQIESDILDELQPHCNLKELKIGGYRGTIFPDWLGHSSHHNITKIKLGDCRNCGMLPSLGQMPSLKHLTIFKFQSLGTVSDEFYSYQDSEACLETPFPMLETIF, from the coding sequence ATGTCATGGAGGATCACAACATCTCTCGTTGGAAGTTCTAATATATATGGCAGGGAAGCAGACAAGGAGGCCATAGTGAAGTTGTTGTTGGATCATGATGACACTGGTGATGGTGATATATCTGTGATTCCCATTGTGGGCATGGGCGGAATAGGAAAGACTACTTTGGCCCAATTGATTTACAATGACGATAAAATGAAGGGGAATTTTGATTTTCGAGGTTGGGTTTGTGTGTCCGAAGAGTTTGATGTCACTAAGGTCACCAAGACTATAATTGAGGCAATAACAAAGAGTCCTTGTAACTTGAATGATTTGAATTTACTTCAACacgaattaaaagaaaaattgtcaaCGCAGAAATTCTTTGTTGTCTTTGATGACGCATGGAATGAGGATTATGAAGATTGGAATAGGCTTCTAAAACCTTTTCAGAATGGGGTTAAGGGGAGTAAAATTCTCATAACCACTAGAAGTAAAAAGGTGGCTTCTGCGGCGCAAACGGTTTCACCTCATGAACTAAGTTTATTGTCGGATGAAGATTGTTGGCTAGTATTTTCAAAACATGCACGCCTTTCCACTGACTCTATGGAAAATCCAACTCTGAGAAAAGTCGGCAAAGATATTGTAAAGAAGTGTGATGGATTGCCCTTGGCAGCTCAAGCCCTCGGAGGCTTATTGCGTGAAAATTCTGATGTTGAGTATTGGAATCATATATTGAAGAGTGAGATTTGGAAATTCTCCAATGACAAGATAAAAGTTATTCCGGCTTTAAGAATAAGTTATTACTATCTTCCTTCATGTCTCAAAGATTGTTTTGTTTATTGTTCGTTGTATCCAAAAGATTATGAATTTGATAAAGATGAGCTCATCTTGTTATGGATGGCTCAGAATTTTTTACAACCAGCAGGGAGAAACActttagaagaagttggtgatgaATATTTCGATGAATTAGTTGCGAGATCATTTTTGCAACCTCATAGtactgagaaaaataaatttgtgaTGCATGATCTCGTACATGATTTGGCAATGATGTTTGCTggagaattttattttagagcGGAGGAGCTTCAGAATGCATGTGAGGTTGATATTAAAACTCGTCATTTGTCCCATAATGCTAACGGCAATTATCCAATCTCAAAACTGTTGGGAGTTTGTGACAGAATAAAACATCCAAGGACATTTCTTGAAATCAATCTGAACTGGCGGATTCCATTCAACATGGAAAACGCACCTTGCATCTTGTTGTCACAGTTGAAGTACCTGAGAGCCTTGTCGTTCAATAGGTTTCCTCTTGAGTCAGTGCCTGATTCAATAGGTGAGTTGATTCATTTGCGTTACTTGGATCTGTCCGTGACCTACATTGTTACATTGCCGGAGTCATTGGGTAACCTGTACAACTTGCAGACCTTGAAGTTGTATTGGTGTAGATATCTGAAAATGCTACCTGTTGGCATGAAAAAGCTTGTAAATTTGCGCCATCTTGATATTAGAGAAACTGGTTTGCATGAGATGCCGAAAGGCATGAGCAAGTTGAAAAATTTGCAGTTTTTAAGCGACTATGTTGTTGGGAAACGTAGAGAGAACAAGATCACAGAATTGGGAGCACTTTCAAATCTACACCAATCTATTTCTATTTCCAAGTTGGAGAATGTGGTGAACAGCAGTGAAGCTTCGATGGCAAGAATGTTTAATAAGGATGGCATTAGGTATTTGAAGTTGAGTTGGTCGCCAGATGAAGATGAGAATGAAGTTGATTCCCAAATAGAAAGTGATATACTGGACGAGTTACAACCTCATTGTAATTTGAAAGAACTAAAAATCGGGGGTTATAGGGGTACAATCTTTCCAGATTGGTTGGGACATTCTTCCCACCATAACATCACCAAAATAAAACTCGGTGATTGTAGGAATTGTGGTATGCTTCCTTCACTTGGACAAATGCCCTCCTTGAAGCACCTTaccatttttaaatttcaaagtcTGGGGACTGTGAGTGATGAGTTTTACTCTTACCAGGACAGTGAAGCTTGTTTGGAGACACCATTTCCAATGCTTGAGACTATCTTTTGA
- the LOC112757281 gene encoding sugar carrier protein C-like, with product MAGGFIEKGSSEKNYPGKLTLRVFITCVTAAFGGLIFGYDLGISGGVTSMDPFLKKFFPDVYAKEHNIKPTDNQYCKFDSQVLTLFTSSLYLAALVASIFASKVTRAFGRRLTMISGGVLFLAGAALNGFAQQVWMLIVGRMLLGFGIGCANQSVPIYVSEVAPYKYRGALNMLFQLAITIGIFVANILNYLFAKMENGEGWRYSLGLAGVPAIMIIIGAMFLPDSPNSLIERGQAEKAKEELIKIRGTNDVDEEFKDLVAASEASKQVKHPWSSLLKSEYRPHLTMAIAIPFFQQLTGMNVITFYAPVLFKTIGFGGTASLMSAMITGGCNALATLVSIFTVDKVGRRKLFLEGGAQMFICQLVIAAAIGSKFGTDGNPGVLPKWFALTVVVFICVYVAGFAWSWGPLGWLVPSEIFPLEVRSAAQSVNVSVNMIFTFAIAQVFTSMLCHMKFGLFIFFAFFVIVMSIFIYKFLPETKGVPIEEISLVWENHPYWNKFVKSSAQKNKIAAPDSQV from the coding sequence ATGGCGGGTGGTTTCATAGAGAAGGGGTCTTCCGAAAAGAACTATCCCGGAAAACTCACTTTAAGAGTCTTCATAACATGTGTCACCGCTGCATTTGGAGGTCTTATCTTTGGATATGACTTAGGCATTTCAGGTGGAGTCACCTCCATGGATCCTTTTCTGAAGAAATTCTTCCCTGATGTGTACGCAAAGGAGCACAACATTAAGCCCACTGATAACCAATATTGTAAATTTGATAGCCAAGTGCTCACACTCTTCACTTCCTCTCTCTATTTGGCTGCTCTTGTGGCCTCAATCTTTGCATCCAAGGTAACTCGAGCCTTCGGTAGGCGCCTCACCATGATCTCCGGCGGTGTTCTCTTTCTCGCCGGTGCAGCTTTGAACGGCTTTGCCCAGCAAGTTTGGATGCTTATTGTTGGCCGCATGTTGCTAGGTTTTGGAATCGGATGCGCCAATCAGTCTGTGCCGATCTACGTGTCCGAGGTTGCTCCATACAAATACAGAGGAGCACTTAACATGTTGTTTCAATTGGCAATCACCATTGGCATTTTTGTTGCCAATATTCTGAACTACCTTTTTGCCAAGATGGAGAACGGGGAAGGGTGGCGCTATAGCTTAGGTTTGGCAGGAGTCCCTGCAATAATGATCATCATCGGTGCAATGTTTCTTCCTGACTCACCAAACTCGTTGATCGAGCGTGGACAAGCTGAGAAGGCCAAGGAGGAACTAATCAAGATTCGTGGAACCAATGATGTTGATGAGGAGTTTAAGGATCTTGTTGCTGCCAGTGAAGCCTCCAAACAGGTCAAGCATCCTTGGTCTTCTTTGCTCAAAAGTGAGTACAGGCCTCACCTCACCATGGCcatagccattcccttcttccaaCAACTCACTGGCATGAATGTCATCACATTCTATGCTCCTGTTTTGTTCAAAACTATTGGCTTTGGTGGAACTGCTTCCCTTATGTCTGCCATGATTACCGGAGGTTGTAACGCCCTTGCCACCCTTGTTTCCATCTTTACCGTTGACAAGGTTGGCAGACGAAAGCTTTTTCTCGAAGGTGGTGCTCAAATGTTTATCTGTCAGCTTGTGATCGCAGCTGCAATAGGTAGCAAATTTGGAACAGATGGAAACCCTGGAGTTCTTCCCAAGTGGTTTGCCCTAACTGTTGTGGTATTCATATGTGTCTACGTGGCGGGATTTGCATGGTCGTGGGGTCCACTAGGATGGTTGGTACCCAGTGAAATATTCCCGCTTGAAGTTCGATCGGCAGCTCAGAGCGTCAACGTTTCGGTTAATATGATCTTCACCTTTGCCATTGCCCAAGTTTTCACTTCAATGTTGTGCCATATGAAGTTCGGGCTCTTCATCTTCTTTGCATTCTTTGTGATTGTTATGAGTATCTTTATCTATAAGTTCTTGCCAGAGACAAAGGGTGTTCCCATTGAAGAAATTTCTCTCGTGTGGGAGAATCATCCTTATTGGAACAAATTCGTCAAGTCCTCTGCTCAAAAGAACAAAATTGCTGCGCCAGATTCTCAAGTTTAG
- the LOC112757291 gene encoding putative disease resistance RPP13-like protein 1 produces the protein MENPTLRKVGKDIVKKCDGLPLAAQALGGLLRGNSDVEYWNHILKSEIWKFSNDKIKVIPALRISYYYLPSCLKDCFVYCSLYPKDYEFDKDELILLWMAQNFLQPAGRNTLEEVGDEYFDELVASSFLQPHSTEKNKFVMHDLVHDLAMMFAGEFYFRAEELQNAFEVDIKTRHLSHNAKGNYPISKLLGVCDRLKHTRTFLEINLDWQIPFNMENAPCILLSQLNYLRALSLKSFPLESVPDSIGELIHLHYLDLSETKIVTLPESLGNLYNLQTLKLHWCSNLKMLPVGMKKLVNLRHLDIRKTGLHEMPKGMSKLKHLRFLSDYVVGKHRENKIRELGALANIHQSISISKLENVVNSNEASMARMFAKDGIRYLELSWLPDEDENIADSQIERDILDELQPHCNLKELQIEGYRGTTFPDWLGHPSYHNITKITLGNFMFGPGFRNCCMLPSLGQLPSLKHLQISNFESVEIVGAELYFNQNGEFCLVTPPFPMLETLSIVKMPCWKEWRSSGHNAFPRLRVLDIGFCPMLRGDLPIHLSSLQSLDIMGCDELSCCVPRAPAITRLSISGKHLVGSVVEAITNTQLTCLTSLCISDCSSRIWFPVSAIPPSLQNLRIVDCRELGFQMDGQHNSLQNLWICESCDSVASFSLLDSFPNLVRVEIEKCEKMESIVVSRSLSSLYFLAIKNCGSMKSVSTIWMAAPQLERLDLVGCPEIDLSAPGVPQRSLRYLRISFCEKLVSTAAFMNSQFQGLIQLSIEGECESVKSLPKEGWLPASLESLTLRSIESLETLECKGLAHLTSLHELYIYECPKLENMEGEKLPVSLIQLCISDSPLLGKRCEMKDPQLWPKISHIPAIQVDDRWIW, from the coding sequence ATGGAAAATCCAACTCTGAGAAAAGTCGGCAAAGATATTGTAAAGAAGTGTGATGGATTGCCCTTGGCAGCTCAAGCCCTCGGAGGATTATTGCGTGGAAATTCTGATGTTGAGTATTGGAATCATATATTGAAGAGTGAGATTTGGAAATTCTCCAATGACAAGATAAAAGTTATTCCGGCTTTAAGAATCAGTTATTACTATCTTCCTTCATGTCTGAAAGATTGTTTTGTTTATTGTTCGTTGTATCCAAAGGATTATGAATTTGATAAAGATGAGCTCATCTTGTTATGGATGGCTCAGAATTTTTTACAACCAGCTGGGAGAAACActttagaagaagttggtgatgaATATTTCGATGAATTAGTTGCGAGTTCATTTTTGCAACCTCATAGtactgagaaaaataaatttgtgaTGCATGATCTCGTACATGATTTGGCAATGATGTTTGCTGGAGAATTCTATTTTAGAGCGGAAGAGCTTCAGAATGCATTTGAGGTTGATATTAAAACTCGTCATTTGTCCCATAATGCTAAAGGCAATTATCCAATCTCAAAACTGTTGGGAGTTTGTGACAGATTAAAACATACAAGGACATTTCTTGAAATCAATCTGGACTGGCAGATTCCATTCAACATGGAAAACGCACCTTGCATCTTGTTGTCACAGTTGAACTACCTGAGAGCCTTGTCGTTGAAAAGCTTTCCTCTTGAGTCAGTGCCTGATTCAATAGGGGAGTTGATTCATTTGCATTACTTGGATCTCTCTGAGACCAAGATTGTGACATTGCCGGAGTCATTGGGTAACCTGTACAACTTGCAGACCTTGAAGTTGCATTGGTGTTCAAATCTGAAAATGCTACCTGTTGGCATGAAAAAGCTTGTAAATTTGCGCCATCTTGATATTAGGAAAACTGGTTTGCATGAGATGCCGAAAGGCATGAGCAAGTTGAAACATTTGCGGTTTTTAAGCGACTATGTTGTTGGGAAGCATAGAGAGAACAAGATCAGAGAGTTGGGAGCACTTGCAAATATACACCAATCTATTTCCATTTCCAAATTGGAGAATGTGGTGAATAGCAATGAAGCTTCAATGGCAAGAATGTTTGCTAAGGATGGCATTAGGTATTTGGAGTTGAGTTGGTTGCCAGATGAAGATGAGAATATAGCTGATTCCCAAATAGAAAGAGATATACTGGACGAGTTACAACCTCATTGTAATTTGAAAGAACTTCAAATCGAGGGTTATAGGGGTACAACCTTTCCAGATTGGTTGGGACATCCTTCCTACCACAACATCACTAAAATAACACTGGGCAATTTTATGTTTGGCCCTGGTTTCAGAAATTGCTGTATGCTTCCTTCACTTGGACAGTTGCCCTCTTTGAAGcaccttcaaatttcaaattttgaaagtGTGGAGATTGTGGGTGCTGAGTTATACTTTAACCAGAATGGTGAATTTTGTTTGGTGACACCGCCATTCCCAATGCTTGAAACTCTTTCGATTGTGAAAATGCCTTGCTGGAAGGAGTGGCGTTCATCGGGGCACAATGCATTTCCTCGACTTAGGGTGCTTGACATAGGTTTCTGTCCGATGTTGAGAGGAGATTTGCCCATTCATCTATCATCTTTGCAATCACTTGACATTATGGGTTGTGATGAGCTGAGTTGTTGTGTTCCAAGGGCTCCTGCGATTACCAGGCTTTCAATTTCAGGAAAACATCTAGTGGGGTCCGTGGTGGAGGCCATTACCAACACGCAACTCACTTGCCTCACTTCTTTATGCATCTCAGATTGTTCCTCGCGCATATGGTTTCCAGTGAGTGCTATTCCCCCATCACTACAAAACTTGAGGATAGTGGATTGCAGAGAATTAGGATTCCAAATGGATGGCCAACACAACTCACTGCAGAATCTATGGATATGTGAGAGCTGTGATTCAGTTGCATCCTTCTCCTTGTTGGATTCCTTTCCAAATCTCGTGAGGGTTGAAATCGAGAAATGTGAAAAGATGGAGTCAATTGTGGTGTCACGCTCTCTTTCATCTCTGTATTTTCTAGCTATCAAGAATTGTGGGAGTATGAAATCCGTGTCGACGATATGGATGGCAGCACCTCAGCTAGAGCGTCTCGATTTAGTGGGTTGCCCAGAGATTGATTTGTCTGCTCCCGGGGTTCCACAACGTAGCCTCAGATATCTTCGAATCAGCTTCTGCGAGAAACTAGTGAGCACTGCAGCATTCATGAATTCACAATTTCAAGGGCTTATTCAACTTTCGATTGAAGGTGAATGTGAGAGTGTGAAGTCCCTCCCAAAGGAAGGTTGGTTGCCTGCCTCCCTTGAGTCTCTCACACTGAGAAGCATTGAGAGTCTGGAGACGTTGGAATGCAAGGGACTTGCCCACCTCACCTCCCTCCATGAATTATATATTTATGAATGTCCCAAGTTGGAGAATATGGAGGGTGAAAAGCTGCCTGTCTCTCTAATACAACTCTGCATCAGTGATAGCCCTTTGCTGGGTAAACGGTGCGAGATGAAGGACCCACAGCTTTGGCCCAAAATCTCCCACATCCCCGCCATTCAAGTTGATGACAGGTGGATTTGGTAA
- the LOC112757303 gene encoding putative disease resistance RPP13-like protein 1: MVAALVGGAVLSSTFSVIFNRMSSPEFAKWIKGKKLTQKLLERLKTNLYAVQAFLIDAEQKQIKERAVKDWLDSLKDAMYLADDLSDEVFTKAATQKDPGTFFSRYLNLQDREIANRMEEIIERIESIVKQKETLGLREIPKENMSWRITTSLVERSNIYGREEDKEAIVKLLLDDDDIGDSDISVIPIVGMGGIGKTTLAQLIYNDDKVKENFDFRGWVCVSEEFDVIKVTRTIIEAITSSSCNLKDLNLLQHDLKERLSRQKFFVVLDDAWNEDYED, translated from the coding sequence ATGGTTGCAGCACTTGTTGGTGGAGCTGTTCTGTCTTCCacttttagtgttatttttaacAGGATGTCCTCACCTGAATTTGCCAAGTGGATCAAAGGGAAGAAGCTTACCCAGAAGCTGCTTGAAAGGTTGAAGACCAATCTTTATGCTGTTCAAGCCTTTCTCATTGATGCTGAGCAGAAGCAGATCAAGGAGAGAGCTGTCAAGGACTGGCTCGATAGTCTCAAAGATGCTATGTATCTTGCGGATGACTTGTCGGATGAAGTCTTCACCAAAGCCGCCACTCAGAAGGATCCAGGTACCTTCTTCTCTCGTTATCTCAATTTGCAAGATAGGGAGATAGCAAACAGGATGGAAGAAATAATTGAGAGGATAGAATCCATTGTGAAGCAAAAAGAGACTCTTGGTCTTAGAGAGATTCCCAAGGAGAACATGTCATGGAGGATCACAACATCTCTAGTTGAAAGATCTAATATATATGGCAGGGAAGAAGACAAGGAGGCCATAGTGAAGTTGTTGTTGGATGATGATGACATTGGTGATAGTGATATATCTGTGATTCCCATTGTGGGAATGGGTGGAATAGGAAAGACTACTTTGGCTCAATTGATTTACAATGACGATAAAGTGAAGGAGAATTTCGACTTTCGAGGTTGGGTTTGTGTGTCTGAAGAATTTGATGTTATTAAGGTTACTAGGACTATAATTGAGGCAATAACTTCGAGTTCCTGTAActtaaaagatttgaatttacttCAACATGATTTAAAggaaagattgtcaagacaaaaATTCTTTGTTGTCTTAGATGACGCATGGAATGAGGATTATGAAGACTGA